One genomic region from Sphingomicrobium aestuariivivum encodes:
- the fsa gene encoding fructose-6-phosphate aldolase: MKFFADTADIDAIKELADSGLLDGVTTNPSLIKKSGRDIIEVTREICGITDGPVSAEVVATDHDEMMREAEVLRKIADNIAIKVPLTRDGLKTCKALSGDGTMVNVTLCFSANQALLAAKAGATFISPFVGRHDDIGYPGIELIADIRLIYDNYDFATEILVASVRSPIHIHDSAKLGADVMTAPPEVIWKMFNHPLTDKGLDAFLKDWASTGQKIG; the protein is encoded by the coding sequence ATGAAATTCTTCGCCGACACCGCCGACATCGACGCGATCAAGGAGCTTGCCGACAGCGGCCTGCTCGACGGCGTCACCACCAACCCCTCGCTGATCAAGAAGTCGGGCCGCGACATCATCGAGGTCACCAGGGAAATCTGCGGCATCACCGACGGTCCCGTCTCGGCCGAAGTGGTCGCCACCGACCATGACGAGATGATGCGCGAGGCCGAGGTCCTGCGGAAGATCGCCGACAATATCGCCATCAAGGTGCCGCTGACCCGCGACGGCCTCAAGACCTGCAAGGCGCTTTCGGGCGACGGCACGATGGTCAACGTGACCCTGTGCTTCTCGGCTAACCAGGCGCTGCTCGCGGCCAAGGCGGGCGCGACCTTCATCTCGCCCTTCGTCGGGCGTCATGACGATATCGGCTATCCGGGCATCGAGCTCATCGCCGACATCCGCCTTATCTACGACAATTACGATTTCGCCACCGAGATCCTCGTCGCCAGCGTGCGCAGCCCGATCCACATCCATGATTCGGCCAAGCTGGGTGCGGATGTCATGACCGCGCCGCCCGAGGTGATCTGGAAGATGTTCAACCACCCGCTCACCGACAAGGGCCTCGACGCCTTCCTCAAGGACTGGGCATCGACCGGCCAGAAGATCGGTTAA
- a CDS encoding YraN family protein, which translates to MRRQQAEARGRQGERIAAWWLRLKGWRILDRRVKTGVGEIDLVAKKGMTVAFVEVKTRATIEEAEAFLEPRTMQRVIAAAEALAPSYAAEGHDVRIDAVLCAPGRRPRHLENIWQGW; encoded by the coding sequence CTGAGGCGCCAGCAAGCCGAAGCGCGCGGGCGGCAGGGCGAGCGCATCGCCGCCTGGTGGCTGCGCCTCAAGGGCTGGCGCATCCTCGACCGGCGCGTGAAGACGGGGGTCGGCGAAATCGACCTCGTCGCGAAGAAAGGCATGACCGTCGCCTTCGTCGAGGTGAAGACCCGCGCCACGATCGAGGAGGCAGAGGCCTTTCTCGAGCCGCGCACCATGCAACGCGTCATCGCCGCCGCCGAAGCGCTCGCGCCATCCTATGCCGCCGAAGGGCATGACGTGCGCATCGACGCCGTGCTTTGTGCCCCCGGCCGCCGTCCCCGCCACCTTGAAAATATCTGGCAGGGTTGGTGA
- the gshB gene encoding glutathione synthase: protein MTRSIAFQMDPLEGINIAGDSTFALMLEAQERGYTLHEYQPGALSYLDGRVRAFARPVTVRREEGNHFSAGEYTHIDLGRDTDVVWVRQDPPFDIAYVTAAHLLERVTGETLVLNDPEAIRSAPEKLFVLDFARFMPPTLITRSEAEIRAFLAEHGEIVVKPLHGKGGEGVFRIGSDARNLSSLVDFFAQEMKEPFIAQAFLPAVTEGDKRIILVDGEPIGAINRIPAAGEFRSNLVAGGKAAKVELTEREREICAALGPELKKRGLLFTGIDVIGGMLTEINVTSPTGLVALDQFDGINSAGLIWDAVEERLK from the coding sequence ATGACCCGTAGCATTGCTTTCCAGATGGATCCCCTCGAGGGCATCAACATTGCCGGCGACAGCACCTTCGCGCTCATGCTCGAGGCGCAGGAGCGCGGCTATACGCTCCACGAATATCAGCCGGGTGCCCTGTCCTATCTCGACGGCCGCGTCCGCGCCTTTGCGCGCCCCGTCACGGTGCGGCGCGAGGAAGGCAATCACTTTAGCGCGGGCGAATACACCCACATCGACCTCGGGCGCGACACGGACGTCGTCTGGGTGCGGCAGGACCCGCCCTTCGACATCGCCTATGTCACCGCCGCGCACCTCCTCGAGCGGGTGACCGGCGAGACCCTCGTCCTCAACGATCCCGAAGCGATCCGCTCGGCGCCGGAAAAACTGTTCGTGCTCGACTTCGCGCGCTTCATGCCGCCGACGCTGATCACCCGCTCGGAAGCCGAGATCCGCGCCTTTCTCGCCGAGCATGGCGAGATCGTCGTCAAGCCGCTCCACGGCAAGGGCGGCGAAGGCGTGTTCCGCATCGGTTCGGATGCGCGCAACCTGTCGAGCCTCGTCGACTTCTTCGCCCAGGAAATGAAGGAGCCCTTCATCGCGCAGGCCTTCCTTCCGGCGGTCACCGAAGGCGACAAGCGCATCATCCTCGTCGACGGCGAGCCGATCGGCGCGATCAACCGTATTCCGGCGGCGGGCGAATTCCGCTCGAACCTCGTGGCGGGCGGCAAGGCCGCCAAGGTCGAGCTGACGGAGCGCGAGCGCGAGATCTGCGCCGCATTGGGCCCCGAACTCAAGAAGCGCGGCCTCCTCTTCACCGGCATCGATGTCATCGGCGGCATGCTCACCGAGATCAACGTCACCAGCCCCACCGGCCTCGTCGCCCTGGACCAGTTCGACGGGATCAACAGCGCCGGCCTCATCTGGGACGCGGTCGAGGAGCGTCTCAAGTGA
- a CDS encoding TadE/TadG family type IV pilus assembly protein, translating into MIKKFISRLNKREEGAAAIEMAFALPIFIMLLWMVVQMGLVMRAVAGMQHALGEGARLATIYPTPTSNDITNKITDRVYGIGPGTFSISDPVWNNSQGYVDLEVTYNQKTDLLFLPGPDVSLSRNKRVYVAN; encoded by the coding sequence ATGATCAAGAAATTCATCTCGCGCCTCAACAAGCGCGAAGAAGGCGCCGCGGCCATCGAGATGGCCTTCGCCTTGCCGATCTTCATCATGCTCCTGTGGATGGTGGTGCAGATGGGACTCGTCATGCGCGCCGTCGCCGGCATGCAGCACGCGCTGGGCGAGGGGGCGCGGCTCGCGACCATCTATCCCACGCCGACGTCGAACGACATCACCAACAAGATCACCGACCGCGTCTACGGCATCGGGCCCGGCACCTTCAGCATCAGCGATCCGGTGTGGAACAACAGCCAGGGCTATGTCGATCTCGAGGTGACCTACAACCAGAAGACCGACCTCCTGTTCCTGCCGGGACCGGACGTCTCGCTGTCGCGCAACAAGCGCGTCTACGTCGCCAACTAG
- the hemW gene encoding radical SAM family heme chaperone HemW: MSPAPLALYVHWPFCAKKCPYCDFNSHVREEVDQAAWREALLADLAHEAALTKGHELTSIFFGGGTPSLMPPATVEAVIEAAQAHWRVADDLEVTLEANPQSAEAEKFKALASAGVNRLSLGIQRFDDASLAFLGRLHNAAEGLKALEAAQAAVERVSFDLITALPGDTLESFDKVLTRAIGLGTSHVSLYQLTIEPGTRFETMVRKGEFTPLGEELGADLFELTTERMTAAGLPPYEISNHARPGMESRHNLAYWRYHDYVGVGPGAHGRRGGMRTFRHKKPENFLAAVGRNGHGLREEAALSAREAAREALVMGLRLVEGIDPRAMERRFGVSVIDEAATRRLVDQGLLSWPEDGNGRLGLTPAGRLLNDAILTEIAL; the protein is encoded by the coding sequence ATGTCACCTGCCCCGCTCGCCCTTTATGTCCACTGGCCCTTCTGCGCGAAGAAATGCCCCTATTGCGACTTCAACAGCCATGTGCGCGAGGAGGTCGACCAGGCGGCATGGCGCGAGGCACTGCTCGCCGACCTCGCGCATGAGGCGGCGCTGACCAAAGGGCATGAGCTCACCAGCATCTTCTTCGGCGGCGGCACGCCGAGCCTGATGCCGCCGGCCACCGTCGAAGCGGTGATCGAGGCGGCACAGGCGCATTGGCGCGTGGCGGACGATCTCGAAGTGACGCTGGAGGCCAATCCGCAAAGCGCGGAAGCGGAAAAGTTCAAGGCGCTCGCCTCGGCGGGCGTCAACCGCCTGAGCCTCGGAATCCAGCGCTTCGACGACGCCAGCCTCGCCTTTCTCGGCAGGCTTCACAACGCCGCCGAGGGACTGAAGGCGCTGGAGGCGGCGCAGGCGGCGGTCGAGCGGGTGAGCTTCGACCTCATCACCGCGCTGCCCGGCGACACGCTGGAGAGCTTCGACAAGGTGCTGACCCGCGCCATCGGGCTCGGCACCAGCCACGTCTCGCTCTACCAGCTCACCATCGAGCCCGGTACGCGGTTCGAGACGATGGTGCGCAAGGGCGAATTCACGCCATTGGGCGAGGAGCTTGGCGCCGACCTGTTCGAGCTGACGACCGAGCGGATGACCGCGGCGGGACTGCCGCCCTACGAGATTTCGAACCATGCGCGGCCCGGCATGGAGAGCCGCCACAACCTCGCTTACTGGCGCTATCACGATTATGTCGGCGTCGGCCCCGGCGCGCACGGGCGGCGCGGCGGCATGCGTACCTTTCGCCACAAGAAGCCGGAGAATTTCCTCGCTGCCGTCGGTCGTAACGGCCACGGCCTGCGCGAGGAAGCCGCGCTGTCGGCCCGCGAGGCGGCGCGCGAGGCGCTGGTCATGGGACTGCGGCTGGTCGAAGGGATCGACCCGCGGGCGATGGAGCGGCGCTTCGGCGTCAGCGTCATCGACGAGGCCGCCACGCGCCGCCTCGTCGATCAGGGCCTCTTGTCATGGCCCGAAGACGGAAACGGCCGACTGGGGCTTACCCCCGCCGGCCGTCTTCTCAACGATGCGATCCTTACGGAGATCGCGCTCTAA
- a CDS encoding enoyl-CoA hydratase-related protein, protein MAEHIKVTRDNGRLDVVLARPERRNAITIAMYAAMAEAVETANAEGSDVRLITLSGEGVDFTAGNDLMDFMQEMPQPGSHEDIPVWRFLRAMATNRVPVLAKVHGNAIGIGTTMLFHCDLVIAAEDTRFKMPFTELGLVPEAASSLILPELAGRRAAARYLLLGESFGAAEAKAIGLLSHVAQHDELDEKFEGIAATLLSRPPEAMRQTQGLLRKVDSDRVLERMTLENGKFAERLASDELKGAIAAFFAARGGAGG, encoded by the coding sequence ATGGCTGAGCATATCAAGGTCACCCGCGACAATGGCAGGCTCGACGTGGTGCTGGCGCGGCCCGAGCGGCGCAACGCCATCACCATCGCCATGTATGCGGCGATGGCCGAAGCGGTGGAAACCGCCAATGCCGAGGGTTCGGACGTGCGGCTCATCACCCTGTCGGGCGAAGGCGTCGACTTCACCGCGGGCAACGACCTCATGGACTTCATGCAGGAAATGCCCCAGCCCGGCAGCCATGAGGACATCCCCGTCTGGCGCTTCCTGCGCGCGATGGCGACCAACCGGGTGCCGGTGCTCGCCAAGGTGCACGGCAATGCGATCGGCATCGGCACGACCATGCTGTTCCACTGCGATCTCGTGATCGCGGCGGAGGATACGCGCTTCAAGATGCCCTTCACCGAACTCGGCCTCGTGCCCGAGGCGGCAAGCTCCCTGATCCTGCCCGAACTGGCGGGGCGGCGCGCGGCGGCGCGCTACCTCCTCCTCGGCGAGAGCTTCGGGGCGGCCGAGGCCAAGGCGATCGGCCTCTTGAGCCATGTCGCGCAGCATGACGAGCTCGACGAGAAATTCGAGGGCATCGCCGCCACCCTCCTGTCACGCCCGCCCGAGGCGATGCGGCAGACGCAGGGGCTTCTCAGGAAGGTCGACAGCGACCGTGTGCTCGAGAGGATGACGCTGGAAAATGGCAAGTTCGCCGAACGCCTCGCGTCCGACGAACTCAAAGGGGCGATCGCCGCTTTCTTCGCCGCGCGCGGCGGCGCGGGCGGCTAA
- a CDS encoding penicillin-binding protein activator has translation MIEAGTQARGFFQLTAIGAAALLLAGCQATPPVETVAAPVATEEPEPVVEAPVEEPEQNRVAVLVPLSGDNAAIGRSIAQAATMALTDTKEESIRISIYDTAGAGGAAAAAETALAEGNRLFLGPLRGENVKLVAPLADAADVPVVAFSNDEGVAGDGVYIMGFTPTQSIDRIVDYADSQGATTFAGMSSTGVYGQRAIQAFLTAVDRVGGRVARLETYERSRSGVDAAARAVAGTEGVDMILIADSGRIAQLAAPTLQLSGTLMGTELWAADSDLGTVAPMRGAIFAAVPDAQFDRLVTRYRATYGSAPYRLASLGYDATLLVVRLARDWEAGGAFPEDRLTDKGGFGGVDGIFRFGPDGIAERSLEVRRVTATGTEIISPASTRFED, from the coding sequence ATGATTGAGGCGGGCACGCAAGCGCGAGGCTTTTTCCAGCTGACGGCCATAGGCGCCGCGGCACTGCTGCTGGCAGGCTGCCAGGCCACGCCGCCGGTGGAGACGGTCGCCGCACCGGTCGCGACCGAGGAGCCCGAACCCGTGGTCGAGGCGCCGGTTGAAGAACCCGAGCAGAATCGGGTCGCGGTCCTCGTGCCCCTGTCGGGCGACAATGCCGCGATCGGCCGCTCGATCGCGCAGGCCGCGACCATGGCGCTGACCGACACCAAGGAAGAATCGATCCGCATTTCGATCTACGACACGGCGGGGGCGGGCGGTGCCGCCGCTGCCGCCGAGACCGCGCTCGCCGAGGGCAACCGGCTGTTCCTCGGCCCGTTGCGCGGCGAGAACGTCAAGCTCGTCGCCCCGCTGGCCGATGCCGCCGACGTACCGGTGGTCGCCTTCTCGAACGACGAGGGCGTGGCCGGTGACGGTGTCTACATCATGGGCTTCACCCCGACCCAGTCGATCGACCGCATCGTCGATTATGCCGACAGCCAGGGCGCGACGACCTTCGCGGGCATGAGCTCGACCGGCGTCTACGGCCAGCGCGCGATCCAGGCCTTCCTCACCGCGGTCGACCGCGTCGGCGGTCGCGTCGCACGGCTCGAGACATACGAGCGCAGCCGCTCGGGCGTCGATGCCGCCGCGCGCGCGGTGGCCGGCACCGAGGGCGTCGACATGATCCTGATCGCCGATTCGGGCCGCATCGCCCAGCTCGCCGCGCCCACGCTCCAGCTGTCGGGCACGCTGATGGGCACCGAATTGTGGGCCGCCGACAGCGATCTCGGCACCGTGGCACCGATGCGCGGCGCGATCTTCGCCGCCGTGCCCGATGCCCAGTTCGACCGCCTCGTGACCCGCTACCGCGCCACCTATGGCAGCGCGCCCTACCGCCTCGCCAGCCTCGGCTATGACGCCACGCTGCTCGTCGTGCGTCTCGCCCGCGACTGGGAAGCGGGCGGCGCCTTCCCCGAGGATCGACTGACCGACAAGGGCGGCTTCGGCGGCGTCGACGGCATCTTCCGCTTCGGCCCTGACGGCATCGCCGAGCGCTCGCTCGAGGTGCGCCGCGTGACCGCGACCGGCACCGAGATCATCAGTCCGGCCTCGACCCGCTTCGAGGATTAG
- a CDS encoding TadE/TadG family type IV pilus assembly protein yields MIQTFRKLIDNREGSATIELALVSPVMALMVVGVVDLSMAYSRKLAIEQGAQRAIEKVMQTTTTETVHGTLGKEAAAAAEVNEDQVSVKYMLECDGTETDITSKVDTVQASIDAGMAWNAIDTSGLDCASGTSVQRAYITVTITDDFDPVIDPSLVGIQSKDGKFPITVETGIRTQ; encoded by the coding sequence ATGATCCAGACCTTCCGCAAGCTTATCGACAACCGCGAGGGTTCGGCCACCATCGAACTCGCGCTGGTGTCGCCGGTGATGGCGCTGATGGTGGTCGGCGTGGTCGACCTGTCAATGGCCTACAGCCGCAAGCTCGCCATCGAACAGGGTGCTCAGCGCGCCATCGAAAAGGTGATGCAGACGACGACGACCGAGACCGTGCACGGCACGCTCGGCAAGGAAGCGGCCGCCGCCGCCGAGGTCAACGAGGACCAGGTGTCGGTCAAATATATGCTCGAATGCGATGGCACCGAGACCGACATCACGTCGAAGGTCGACACCGTCCAGGCCTCGATCGACGCCGGCATGGCATGGAATGCGATCGACACGTCGGGGCTCGACTGCGCATCGGGTACCAGCGTCCAGCGCGCCTATATCACCGTGACCATCACCGACGATTTCGATCCGGTTATCGACCCGAGCCTGGTCGGGATCCAGTCGAAGGACGGCAAATTCCCGATCACCGTCGAGACAGGGATCCGCACGCAATGA
- a CDS encoding DedA family protein: MTDWVIDLIDQGGLVAVAFLMFLETVFPPIPSELIMSLAGIRAGQGELSLTGIIIAGTFGAMAGNVVWYMIARWLGIERFKPLIDRWGRWITMTWAEVERGQKWFERYGTFFVFMGRMLPTVRSLVSVPAGLLKMRWRSFLIASTIGTAGWTALLALAGYKLGSSFEEIDEFLGPISTAIIVTLVLAYVWRLWTHRKVGKAKA, from the coding sequence GTGACCGACTGGGTGATCGACCTCATCGACCAGGGCGGGCTCGTCGCGGTCGCCTTCCTGATGTTCCTCGAGACCGTCTTCCCGCCGATCCCGTCCGAGCTCATCATGAGCCTCGCGGGCATCCGCGCCGGACAGGGTGAATTGTCGCTCACCGGCATCATCATCGCCGGTACCTTCGGTGCGATGGCGGGCAATGTCGTCTGGTACATGATCGCCCGCTGGCTCGGCATCGAGCGCTTCAAGCCGCTGATCGACCGCTGGGGCCGCTGGATCACCATGACCTGGGCCGAGGTCGAGCGCGGCCAGAAATGGTTCGAGCGCTATGGCACCTTCTTCGTCTTCATGGGGCGCATGCTGCCGACGGTGCGCAGCCTCGTCTCGGTGCCCGCGGGGCTTCTCAAGATGCGCTGGCGCAGCTTCCTCATCGCCTCGACCATCGGCACGGCGGGCTGGACCGCGCTGCTTGCGCTGGCGGGCTACAAGCTGGGCTCGAGCTTCGAGGAGATCGACGAGTTTCTCGGGCCGATCTCGACCGCGATCATCGTGACGTTGGTCCTCGCTTATGTCTGGCGTCTCTGGACCCACCGCAAGGTCGGCAAGGCCAAGGCCTGA
- the rsmI gene encoding 16S rRNA (cytidine(1402)-2'-O)-methyltransferase: protein MANLELHAGLYIVATPIGNLSDISPRAAATIEAADLLLVEDSRVTGKLLGHLGLKKPMRPYHDHSKDSDREAILSQLSDKVVVLVSDAGTPLISDPGYKLVHEARARGLHVGAVPGPSAPTMALTLSGLPTDRFLFAGFIPNKDKARADLFEEFRGLRATLVFFETGPRLAKSLAAAAEVLGNRPAAVARELTKMFEEVATGTLTELTERYAETPPKGEIVLVIGPPGEADAPSEEDVDAAIDAALAEMSASRAAKDVAARFGLKKNDVYARVQERMKR from the coding sequence ATGGCAAATCTCGAACTTCACGCCGGCCTCTATATCGTCGCGACCCCGATCGGCAATCTTTCCGATATCTCGCCCCGTGCAGCAGCAACCATCGAAGCCGCCGACCTGCTCCTTGTCGAGGACAGCCGCGTCACCGGCAAGCTTCTCGGCCATCTCGGCCTGAAAAAGCCGATGCGGCCCTATCACGACCATTCCAAGGACAGCGACCGCGAGGCGATCTTGTCGCAACTGTCCGACAAGGTGGTGGTGCTGGTGTCCGATGCGGGGACCCCGCTCATCTCCGATCCCGGCTACAAGCTCGTCCACGAGGCGCGTGCGCGCGGCCTCCATGTCGGCGCGGTTCCGGGACCGAGCGCGCCGACCATGGCGCTGACCCTCTCGGGGCTGCCGACCGACCGTTTCCTGTTCGCAGGGTTCATCCCCAACAAGGACAAGGCGCGCGCCGACCTGTTCGAGGAGTTCAGGGGCCTTCGCGCCACGCTGGTCTTCTTCGAGACCGGCCCGCGCCTCGCCAAGAGCCTCGCCGCCGCCGCCGAAGTGCTGGGCAACCGCCCCGCAGCAGTGGCGCGCGAACTCACCAAGATGTTCGAGGAGGTGGCCACCGGCACGCTCACCGAGCTCACCGAACGCTATGCGGAGACGCCGCCCAAGGGCGAGATCGTGCTGGTCATCGGTCCGCCGGGCGAGGCCGATGCACCGAGCGAGGAAGATGTGGATGCTGCCATCGACGCGGCACTTGCCGAAATGAGCGCGAGCCGCGCCGCCAAGGACGTGGCCGCGCGCTTCGGGCTCAAGAAGAATGACGTCTACGCCCGCGTCCAGGAAAGGATGAAGCGCTGA
- a CDS encoding TadE/TadG family type IV pilus assembly protein, whose translation MRKLFDKIWNDERGNVLVVMGATLPLFIGAAGLATDTIQWTLWKRQLQRAADSAAIAGVYERIQSDTEAGVKDAVDKDIALNHHTGIALSTGYPQVSRLADSGDMRQRVQVVLSVARPLSFSSMFMTSAPEIRATSVAASVPGTDEYCVISLEDTATTGITGSGNAGVEMDCGMITNSTAPNSAIAKGNVTMEASVIASVGGIQESDNWVVDKYDPYVSKMEDPYANLNPNLDELDCDTEKVVVRGGPNETISVAPEINGDYDFAASKSANGGDAINCFSGIDVGPSETVNLPAGVYYIDGGNVNIQGTVTGTDVTIVLTNSDSASNATIGTFDMNAGASLTLTAPTSGDWAGVAVYQDRRAVDQAKQTPNKINGGSTGIITGVLYFPNQGLAYNGDGTSTFVCTRIVSRRVTFSGNNTTGNTNKFEDDCSHAGIPAFEGGRLIRLVA comes from the coding sequence ATGCGTAAGCTGTTTGACAAGATCTGGAATGACGAGCGCGGGAACGTGCTCGTCGTCATGGGCGCCACATTGCCGCTGTTCATCGGGGCGGCGGGGCTTGCCACCGACACGATCCAGTGGACGCTGTGGAAGCGTCAGTTGCAGCGCGCGGCGGACTCCGCCGCCATCGCCGGCGTCTACGAACGCATCCAGAGCGATACCGAGGCGGGCGTCAAGGATGCGGTCGACAAGGATATCGCGCTCAACCACCACACGGGTATCGCGCTTTCGACCGGCTATCCGCAGGTCAGCCGGCTGGCCGACAGCGGCGACATGCGCCAGCGCGTCCAGGTCGTGCTCTCGGTCGCCCGTCCTTTGTCGTTCAGCAGCATGTTCATGACCAGCGCGCCCGAGATCCGGGCGACCTCGGTTGCGGCCTCGGTGCCGGGGACCGACGAATATTGCGTCATCAGCCTCGAGGACACCGCGACGACCGGTATCACCGGCTCGGGCAATGCGGGCGTCGAGATGGACTGCGGCATGATCACCAACTCGACCGCCCCCAATTCGGCGATCGCAAAGGGTAATGTGACGATGGAGGCGAGCGTCATCGCCTCGGTCGGCGGCATCCAGGAATCGGATAACTGGGTGGTCGACAAGTACGACCCTTATGTCTCGAAGATGGAAGACCCCTACGCCAACCTCAATCCCAACCTCGACGAGCTCGACTGCGACACCGAAAAGGTCGTCGTGCGCGGCGGTCCGAACGAGACCATCAGCGTCGCGCCCGAGATCAACGGCGATTACGACTTTGCGGCGAGTAAGTCCGCCAATGGCGGCGATGCGATCAACTGCTTCTCGGGCATCGACGTGGGGCCGAGCGAGACCGTCAACCTGCCCGCCGGCGTCTATTATATCGACGGCGGCAACGTGAATATCCAGGGCACGGTGACGGGCACCGACGTGACCATCGTCCTGACCAATTCGGACAGTGCCAGCAATGCCACCATCGGCACCTTCGACATGAATGCGGGCGCCAGCCTTACCCTGACGGCGCCGACCAGCGGTGACTGGGCTGGCGTGGCGGTCTACCAGGACCGCCGCGCGGTCGACCAGGCCAAGCAGACGCCCAACAAGATCAACGGCGGCTCGACCGGCATCATTACCGGCGTGCTCTACTTCCCCAACCAGGGGCTGGCCTATAACGGCGATGGCACCAGCACCTTCGTGTGCACCCGCATCGTCTCGCGCCGCGTCACCTTCTCGGGCAACAACACGACCGGCAACACCAACAAGTTCGAGGACGACTGCTCCCATGCCGGCATCCCGGCCTTCGAAGGCGGACGCCTGATCCGACTGGTGGCCTGA
- a CDS encoding DUF484 family protein, protein MAEVIRFEDRALKSLRDRLGAAEEARDDAIAFARGHSGATASIHHAALSLMRCESVPCLFDTIVRDWARLLEVDHTAVALKAGGKAYRIDEDGNHLLEPAWITRAMGLGKVQMRATNHGDPLFGKIAARIRTEALIPFEAEKGRLAGLILLGQEDSLPLDGAHGAKLLAFLGETLGAMLVRCGRG, encoded by the coding sequence ATGGCAGAAGTGATTCGCTTTGAAGACCGGGCCCTCAAGAGCCTGCGTGACCGCCTCGGCGCCGCCGAGGAGGCGCGCGACGACGCCATCGCCTTTGCCCGCGGGCACAGCGGTGCGACCGCCTCGATCCATCATGCCGCGCTGTCGCTGATGCGCTGCGAGAGCGTGCCCTGCCTCTTCGACACGATCGTGCGCGACTGGGCTCGCCTCCTCGAGGTCGACCATACCGCCGTCGCGCTTAAGGCGGGCGGCAAGGCCTATCGCATCGACGAGGATGGCAACCACCTGCTCGAGCCCGCGTGGATCACCCGCGCGATGGGCCTCGGCAAGGTCCAGATGCGCGCGACCAACCATGGCGACCCGCTGTTCGGCAAGATCGCCGCGCGGATCCGTACCGAGGCGCTCATTCCCTTCGAAGCCGAGAAGGGGCGCCTCGCGGGGCTCATCCTGCTCGGGCAGGAAGACAGCCTGCCGCTCGATGGCGCGCACGGCGCCAAGCTCCTCGCCTTCCTCGGCGAAACGCTCGGCGCGATGCTGGTGCGGTGCGGCCGGGGCTGA
- a CDS encoding tyrosine recombinase XerC produces MRPGLNAHPARDTVVRWADHLLHDRRMSAHTVRAYRATGFRFIQFLGQHRGEEIGKYALLSLEAVDLRAFLAARRGEGLGAASAARELSAVRSFLKWVAEEAGETPRVPATRAPKRPKTLPRPSSPADVEALGQGAEDAQKEPWVGKRDLAILLLLYGSGLRISEAMALDANVLPMGDAVRVTGKGGKQRVVPIVPAVAQAVADYARLCPWPSGPGNPLFYGVKGARLSADMVRRSVRNARRELGLPDSLTPHALRHSFASHLLAAGTDLRSLQELLGHASLSSTQIYTKVDAARLLDVYRSAHPRG; encoded by the coding sequence GTGCGGCCGGGGCTGAACGCCCACCCCGCGCGCGACACGGTCGTGCGCTGGGCCGACCATCTCCTCCATGACCGGCGGATGAGCGCGCATACGGTGCGCGCCTATCGCGCCACAGGATTCCGCTTCATCCAGTTCCTCGGCCAGCATCGCGGTGAGGAAATCGGCAAATATGCGCTGCTCTCGCTGGAAGCGGTGGACCTGCGCGCCTTTCTCGCGGCGAGGCGCGGCGAAGGGCTCGGTGCGGCCTCGGCGGCGCGCGAGCTGTCGGCGGTGCGCAGCTTCCTCAAGTGGGTTGCGGAGGAAGCGGGCGAGACCCCGCGCGTGCCCGCGACCCGCGCGCCCAAGCGCCCCAAGACCCTGCCACGCCCCTCCAGCCCCGCCGACGTCGAGGCGCTGGGGCAGGGGGCCGAGGATGCGCAGAAGGAGCCGTGGGTCGGCAAGCGCGACCTTGCGATCCTGCTACTGCTTTATGGCTCGGGGCTGCGGATTTCGGAGGCGATGGCGCTCGATGCCAATGTCCTGCCGATGGGCGATGCGGTGCGGGTGACGGGCAAGGGCGGCAAGCAGCGCGTGGTACCGATCGTGCCCGCGGTGGCGCAGGCGGTGGCCGACTATGCGCGCCTCTGCCCGTGGCCATCGGGGCCCGGCAATCCGCTCTTTTACGGTGTGAAGGGCGCAAGGTTGTCGGCCGACATGGTGCGCCGCTCGGTGCGCAATGCCCGCCGCGAACTCGGCCTGCCCGACAGCCTCACCCCGCATGCGCTCAGGCACAGCTTCGCGAGCCACCTGCTCGCCGCGGGCACCGACTTGCGCTCGCTACAGGAACTGCTCGGCCACGCCAGCCTGTCCTCCACGCAGATCTACACCAAGGTCGACGCTGCCCGCCTGCTCGACGTCTATCGGAGCGCCCACCCGAGGGGGTGA